The proteins below come from a single Rhinolophus ferrumequinum isolate MPI-CBG mRhiFer1 chromosome 8, mRhiFer1_v1.p, whole genome shotgun sequence genomic window:
- the NEU4 gene encoding sialidase-4: MGVPRVPARNVLFQSERSGLTYRVPALLPVPPGPTLLAFAEQRLSPDDTHAHRLVQRRGTLAGGSVLWGAARVMGTAALEGHRSMNPCPVHDARTGTVFLFFVAVRGRTPEAAQIAAGRNAARLCCVTSQDSGRSWGGARDLTAEAVGGAERDWATFAVGPGHGIQLRSGRLLVPAYTYRVDRRECFGKICRTSPHAFVFYSDDHGQTWQHGSLVPNLRSGECQLAAVDGGQAGSILYCNARSPLGSRVQALSSDEGTSFLPGELVPTLAETARGCQGSILGFSAPPSCRSGDEGCSVGPKKAPSLPSPCPGVQTPLEKGAGDTQGGGGLGGTQGCGDSPGDPVPGEPSPKPGLGWDRGTWTLKLLGPPATLSQGPTWLLYSHPVGRRARLHMGIYLSRSPLDPHSWTEPWVIYEGPSGYSDLASIGPTPEGALTFACLYESGARVSYEEISFCLFSLHEVLENVLPRPKPLSLGCKPRELCWPC, translated from the exons ATGGGGGTCCCCCGAGTCCCCGCACGGAACGTGCTCTTCCAGAGCGAGAGAAGCGGCCTGACCTACCGCGTGCCTGCGCTGCTGCCCGTGCCCCCCGGGCCCACTCTGCTGGCCTTCGCGGAGCAGCGACTCAGCCCTGACGACACACACGCCCACCGCCTGGTGCAGAGGCGCGGCACGCTGGCGGGGGGCTCCGTGCTG TGGGGCGCCGCGCGTGTGATGGGCACCGCGGCCCTGGAGGGGCACCGCTCCATGAACCCCTGCCCGGTGCACGATGCGCGCACCGGCACCGTCTTCCTCTTCTTCGTGGCGGTGCGCGGCCGCACGCCCGAGGCCGCACAGATCGCCGCGGGCCGGAACGCCGCGCGCCTCTGCTGCGTGACCAGCCAGGACTCGGGGCGCAGCTGGGGCGGAGCGCGGGACCTCACGGCGGAGGCGGTGGGCGGCGCCGAGCGGG ACTGGGCCACGTTTGCTGTGGGCCCTGGCCATGGCATCCAGCTGCGCTCGGGCCGCCTGCTGGTACCAGCCTACACCTACCGCGTGGACCGACGTGAGTGTTTTGGCAAGATCTGCAGGACCAGCCCCCACGCCTTCGTTTTCTACAGCGATGACCATGGCCAGACCTGGCAGCATGGAAGCCTCGTGCCCAACCTGCGCTCGGGCGAGTGCCAGCTGGCTGCGGTGGATGGAGGGCAGGCTGGCAGTATCCTCTACTGCAATGCCCGGAGCCCCCTGGGCAGCCGTGTGCAGGCGCTCAGCTCAGACGAGGGCACCTCCTTCTTGCCTGGGGAACTGGTGCCCACCCTGGCCGAGACCGCCCGTGGCTGCCAGGGCAGCATTCTGGGCTTCTCGGCCCCGCCCTCTTGCAGGTCTGGGGATGAGGGATGCTCAGTGGGTCCCAAGAAGGCCCCCTCCCTTCCAAGCCCGTGTCCTGGAGTCCAGACACCCCTAGAGAAGGGTGCTGGAGACAcccaagggggtggggggctgggtgggACACAGGGGTGTGGGGACAGCCCAGGGGACCCTGTCCCTGGGGAGCCTAGCCCAAAGCCTGGGCTCGGTTGGGACAGGGGCACCTGGACTCTGAAGCTCCTTGGGCCCCCTGCTACCTTGTCTCAGGGCCCCACATGGCTGCTGTATTCCCACCCTGTGGGGCGCAGAGCTCGGCTCCATATGGGCATCTATCTGAGCAGATCCCCCCTGGACCCCCACAGCTGGACGGAGCCCTGGGTGATCTATGAGGGCCCCAGTGGCTACTCTGATCTGGCGTCCATTGGGCCCACCCCTGAGGGTGCCCTGACCTTCGCCTGTCTGTACGAGAGCGGGGCCAGGGTCTCCTACGAGGAGATCTccttctgtcttttctcccttcacGAGGTCCTGGAGAATGTACTGCCACGCCCCAAGCCGCTCAGCCTCGGGTGCAAGCCTCGGGAGCTCTGCTGGCCGTGCTGA
- the GAL3ST2 gene encoding galactose-3-O-sulfotransferase 2, translating into MLSSLGGTQRCFWAIVLLALILFLLAGLLHVDVTMFSPLFGDQAEGPPITNVMFLKTHKTASSSVLNMLFRFVETRNLSVALPAGSRVHLGYPWLFLAHYVEGVKQDGAQQRFNVMCNHLRFNLPEVQKVMPNDTFYFSILRNPVFQLESSFIYYKDYVPAFRNAENLDAFLASPLTYYNQSLSLRNAYAKNNMWFDLGYDHNAPAEENYVRARLAEVERRFQLVLMAEYFDESMVLLRRRLRWRLDDVVSFRLNARSQRSVTSLTPEGQERAKRWCALDWRLYQHFNRTFWAQVHAELSPLRLRVEVARLRARRRELMALCLQDGGPKDKKQITDLHLRPYQSGKADILGYNLRQGLDNQTLQVCQRMVTPELQYMARLYAQRFPEKPPKDISFLEA; encoded by the exons ATGCTGTCCTCTCTGGGTGGCACACAGAG GTGCTTTTGGGCTATCGTCCTCTTGGCCCTGATCCTGTTTCTGCTGGCTGGCCTCCTGCATGTGGATGTCACGATGTTTTCACC CTTGTTTGGGGACCAGGCTGAGGGGCCACCCATCACCAACGTCATGTTTCTCAAGACGCACAAGACCGCCAGCAGCTCGGTGCTGAACATGCTCTTCCGATTTGTGGAGACACGCAACCTGTCGGTGGCGCTGCCCGCTGGCTCACGCGTCCACCTGGGTTACCCCTGGCTCTTCCTGGCGCACTATGTGGAGGGCGTGAAGCAGGACGGCGCCCAGCAGCGCTTCAATGTCATGTGCAACCATTTGAGGTTTAATCTGCCTGAG GTGCAGAAAGTCATGCCCAACGACACTTTCTACTTTTCCATCCTCAGAAACCCTGTCTTCCAGCTGGAGTCTTCCTTCATCTATTACAAAGACTACGTCCCCGCCTTCAGGAACGCCGAGAACCTGGACGCCTTCCTGGCCTCCCCGCTCACCTATTACAACCAGAGTCTGAGCCTGCGAAACGCCTACGCCAAGAACAACATGTGGTTCGACCTCGGCTATGACCACAACGCGCCCGCGGAGGAGAACTACGTGCGCGCGCGCCTGGCGGAGGTGGAGCGGCGCTTTCAGCTGGTGCTCATGGCCGAGTACTTCGACGAGTCCATGGTGCTGCTGCGGCGCCGGCTGCGCTGGCGGCTGGACGACGTCGTGTCCTTCAGGCTCAACGCGCGCAGCCAGCGCAGTGTCACCAGTCTGACGCCCGAGGGCCAGGAGCGCGCCAAGCGCTGGTGCGCCTTGGACTGGCGCCTCTACCAGCACTTTAACCGCACCTTCTGGGCCCAGGTGCACGCAGAGCTGAGTCCTCTGCGCCTGCGCGTGGAGGTGGCACGTCTGCGGGCGCGGCGGCGTGAGCTCATGGCCCTGTGCCTGCAGGACGGCGGGCCCAAGGACAAGAAGCAGATCACTGACCTCCACCTGCGCCCCTACCAGTCGGGCAAGGCCGACATCCTGGGCTACAACCTCCGGCAGGGCCTGGACAACCAGACGCTGCAGGTGTGCCAGAGGATGGTCACGCCGGAGCTGCAGTACATGGCCCGTCTGTACGCCCAGCGGTTCCCGGAAAAGCCCCCCAAGGACATCTCCTTCCTGGAGGCCTGA